The DNA sequence GCGGCGCCGAGAGGCCGGGCACGCCGTCCGGCGCCTGCGGGAACCAGAAGAACGCGAGCGAGTCGCCGTTGCCGGCGTCGAAGAAGAAGTGCTGTCCCATGCCGTCAGGCAGGTCAAGGGTCTTGATCAGGGGCATCCCCAGGACGCCGCTGTAGAAGTCGACCGTGCGCTGCATGTCCGAAGACACCAGCGCGACGTGGTTGAAGCCGCGGAGCTCGAACTGCGTGTTGGCGCCCATCGGGTTCGTCCTCTCTGGAGTGTCCCTGCGTAATCTGATACTAACGTCAGGTTCGTAGCGTGGCAGCGACCTCTCCCCGACCGAGCCCGCGCACTTCCGGTAGAACTGACCCCGTGACCAGCGCGCAGACGACCCGCCCGACCCGGCGCGGCAGGCAGACCCTTGAGGCGATCGACGCCGCCGCCCGCAAGGTGATCGCCGAGAAGGGCTTCCTCAAGATGACGGTGGCCGACATCGTCAGGGAGGCCGGCAAGTCGCCCGCGTCGTTCTATAACTACTACGACTCCAAAGAGGCGCTGCTCGAGCGTTGGGCGCGCGACTTCCAGCAGGAGGCGCGCGAACGGCATCGCGCGGCCGAGCGGGCCGCGGGCAACGATCCGCGCAAGCACGCCGAGGCCGCCGCCCGCGCACATTGGGAGACCTACCGCGCCCGGCTCGCCGAGATGGTCGGCGTCTTCCAGCTCGCGATGGTCAACGACGCGTTCGCCCGCGTCTGGGACGAGATCTGCCTCGACGCCGCGAGCGACATCGCCCAGGCCGTCGCGCGCGCACAGCAACGCGGGTACTGCCCCGGCGTCGACCCGCACCTGACCGCCCGGGCCATCGTGGCCATGCTCAACATGTTCTGCTACGAGAGCCTCGCCAACGGGCGGTCGGCCACGGCGGACGACGAGGCCTGCGTCGCGACGCTGGCGAGCGCATGGTTCCACGCCATCTACTGGACCGAGTGACCGTCGCGCCCGCCAGGCTGAGGCCTGGACGCACCGCCCCCTCCCCTGATAGAAACCTGACATCGGATTCAGATTGGGGAGAGAGATGGCCATCACGCGCGAGTTCGTCGGTCTGCCCGCACCCAACCTCCCGCGCGCCGGCGCCGGCGGGCACCCGTGCCAGGGCCTCTACCACCGGCCCACCGCAAGCCGCCCGAGCGTCGCGTTCATCGCCACCCACTACCAGATCGACTTCTCCGAGCACTACCTCGCCCACTACCTCGCCGACCGGGGATTCGGCTTCCTCGGCTGGAACACGCGGTTCCGGGGCGACGAGGCGCATTTCCTGCTCGACCACGCCCTCGTCGACATCGGCGTCGGCGTGCGCTGGCTGCGCGAGCAGGCGGGGGTCGACGCCGTCGTGCTGCTGGGCAACTCGGGCGGCGGCTCACTCATGGCCGCCTACCACTCGCAGTCCGTCGACCCGACCGTGCGCGCATTGCCGGGCATGCGACCGGCTCCCGGAGTCGAAGCCCTGCCCGTCGCGGACGCCTATGTCTCGACCGCGGCGCACCTGGGCCGGCCCGACGTGCTGACCGCCTGGATGGACGGGGCGGTCGCGGACGAGAACGACCCCGTGGCCACCGACCCCACGCTCGACCTCTTCGACCCCGCCCACGGGCCCCCGTACGACGCCGCGTTCGTCACCCGCTACCGGGCCGCCCAGGTGGCGCGCAACCATGCGATCACCCGCTGGGTCAAGCAGGAGCTCGCACGGCTCGCTGACGCCGGGTACCACGACCGGCCCTTCTCGCTCGCGCGCACCTGGGCCGATCCGCGCATGGTCGACCCGACGCTCGAGCCGACCCGCCGCGAGCCCAACCGGTGCTATGCCGGGGTCCCCCAGCGCGCCAACCGCTCCGTCTACGGCATCGCGTCAGCCTGCACCCTGCGCACGTGGCTCTCGCTGTGGAGCCTCGACGACTCCCAGACACGCGCGCACGCGCACCTGCCCAAGATCACCGTGCCGACCCTCGTCGTCAACGCCAACGCCGACACGGGCGTCTTCCCGAGCGACGCCGCGGCGATCTACGACCTCCTGGGCGCCGACGACAAGGCGCTGCACGAACTCGACGCCGACCACTACTTCCGCGACGCGGGCGCCCGCGACGAGCTCGCCGACCTCGTCGCCGCGTGGGCCGCTCCGCGCCTGGCCTGAGCGGGGCTCGCCTCGACGCGGCCTCCTCGCCCGACGCGGCCTCAACGCCCGACGAACCGGGGCGGGCGTTTGGCGGCGAACGCGGCCACACCCTCGCGCAGGTCCTCGGTCTGGGCCAGCGCGCGCTGCCCGTCCGCCTCGCGCGCCAGGGCCCGCTCCAGCTCCGGCAGGCACGCGGCGTTGACCGCGGCCTTGATCTGCCGATGCGCGGCCGCCGGCCCGGCCGCGAGGTCGTGGACGAGGGACTCGACGACGCCGTCGAACTCGTCGTCCTCGGCGAGCCAGGCGATGAGCCCCTGCTCGTACGCCTGCTGCGCCGTCAGCCGTTCGCCGAGCAGGGCCAGCCGCATCGCCCGCGCCCGGCCGACCGCCGCGGGGATCAGGGCGGTCGCGCCGGCGTCGGGCATGAGCCCGATCTTGACAAAGGCGAGCGCGAACGACGCCGAGCGCCGCGCCACGACCAGGTCGGCGGCGAGCGCGAGCGAGACGGCGGCTCCGGCGGCGACGCCGTTGACCGCCGCCACCACCGGCGTCGGGCAGGACTGCACCGTCCGCACCAGGCGCGTCAGGGCCTCCAGCAGCGGTGCGGCGGGCAGGCCTCCCGTGAGATTGGCGCCCGAGCTGAACGCTCGCCCCGCGCCCGTCAGGAGCACGACGCGCACCGCGGCGTCCTGAGAGGCCTGCGTCACCGCGGCGTTGACGGCCTCGACCCCCTCGGCGGTCAGGGCGTTGAGGGTGGCCTCGTCATCGAGCACCACGCGCAGCACCGCGCCGTGGGTGGCCGTGCGCACCGGAACGTCCGTCATCTGTGGCTCCCTTCGTGAGCGCTCAGGGCCTGGCGGGCCTTGAGCAGGAACGGGGCGACCGCCTCGCCCGCCGTGGCGAAGCCGCGCCCGGACCCGGCCCCGCGGCTCGCCCGGTGCGCGATGCCGGCGGCGATGACCGCGACCTTGAACGAGGCGAGCGCCAGGTGGGCCTCCCAGTCGCGCAGCCGGACGCCCGCCGCCTGCTCATAGGCGGCCGCGAGCGCCGCCGCATCGGGCAGCCGCGGGCTGGTCCACGCCCCGGGCTCGCCCACGATCAGGTCGAACGCCGGGTCACGGTAGGCGCACATCATCGCGACGTCGGCGCTCGGGTCACCCAGGGCCGCCAGCTCCCAGTCGACGATCGCGGCGAGGTGACGCCGGGGCAGGTCGAGGAGCGTGTTGTCGATGCGGTAGTCACCGTGGACGACGCGCGTGCGCGGCTCGGCCGGCGCCCAGGCGCGCAGGCCGCGGGCGACCTCGGTGGCGAGCGCGCGCAGTGCGGGCACGCCGACGATCTCCCACTGCCGCGACCACCGCCGCGTCTGACGCTCGACGTACCCGCCGGGGCGCGCCAGGTCTCCCAGGCCGACCTGTTCGGGCACGACGGCGTGCAGCGCGGCCAGCACGCTCACGAGCTCGTCGACGACGCCGCGAAGGGCCGCGTCGTCGAGGGCGTCCAGGTCCGCGCGCGTGCGCAGCGCGTCGCCGGCGACGAACCCCGAGACGGCGAACGGCACGCCGAGCACGGCCTCGTCCTGGCAGGCGGCCACCGCGCGCGCGACGGGTACGCCGGCGCCGTGGAGCGCGCGCGTGAAGCGCAGCTCGCGCACGACGTCGTGTGCCGACGGCGTGCGGCCCGCGCGCGGCGGCGTGCGCAGGACCCACCGGCGCGCGTCGTCGCACAGCGCGTAGGTGAGGTTCGAGCGCCCGCCGGCGATGAGCCGCGCGCGCAGCTCGCCCTCAACGGGCTCGCCCACGCTCCGGAGCACCGCGGCCACGCGGGCCAGCTCCTCGCGCCCGAGCGCCGTCGTCGTCACCGCGCGCCCGCGATCTGGCGCACCGCACGGCGGGCGATCGACCAACGATGGACCTCCGACGGCCCGTCGTAGACGCGGAAGGGGCGGACCTCCCGCGCGATCTTGGCGACCGGCAGGTCCGCGCTCACGCCGAGCCCGCCGCACAGCTGCGTCGCGCGGTCCACCACCCGGTGCAGCGCCTCAGCCGCGAAGGTCTTGACGATCGACGTCTCCTTCGAGGCGCGCTCACCCGCGTCGAGCGCCGCACACGCCTCGCGCAACAGCGCCCGCGTGGCCGCCAGATCGATCTCGTTGTCGGCGATGAGCTGCTGGGCCATGCCGAGAGAGGCCAGCCGCGTGCCGAAGGCGCGCCGCGAGGCGGCGTACCGCACGGCGACCTCGTGCGCGCGGCGCGCCGCCCCCGTCCAGCGCATCACATGCGTCGCGCGCGCCGGGCCGAGCCGCACCTGCACGTACCGGAAACCGCGGTCGACCTCGCCGAGCACATCGTCGTCGGGCACGAAGACCTGGCGCAGGCGCACCTCGCAGTGCCCGCCGACCATCGACGTGTCCATGGTGGTGATGTGCCGCACGACCTCGACTCCGTCGCGGTCGGCCGGGACGAGGAGCATGGTGGCGCCGTCGCCGTCGCCCGGCTCACCGCTCGTGCGCGCGAACACGATGAGGAACCCTGCCCCGTCGGCGCCGGTGATGAAGTGCTTGTGCCCGTCGATGACCCACCCGCCGTCGACCCGCGTGGCCCGGGTCGCGAGCGTGGTCGGATCGGCGCCCGCGCCGGGGTCGGGTTCGGTCATCGCGAACGCCGATCGCGTCTCCCCCCGCGCCAGCGGACCCAGGTAGCGCTCGCGCTGCCCGGGGCTGGCGACCTTGCCGAGCAGGTGGACGTTGCCCTCGTCGGGCGCGTTGCAGTTGAGCGCGAGGGCGCCGAACAGCGAGTAGCCCGCCTCCTCGAACACCGGCGCGCGGTCAACCATGCCGAGGCCGAGGCCGCCGAACTCGACGGGTCCGTGCGGCGTGAGCAGCCCCGCCTCGCGCGCCCTCGCCTGCAGCCGCCGGCGCAGCGCGTCGCCGCCCGCGGCGGCGATGTCGCCGTCGTACTGGTCGTCGACGGGCAGCACGTGCTCGGCCACGAACGCCCGTGTCCGCTCGACGATGTCTGCCTGCGCGCCCCGGCCCTCATGTGCCGCGCGCCCGGTCATGCCGGCGCCCCCTGCGTGGCCTCCGCGGCGCCCGCCAGCCCGAGCTCGGCCAACACCGCACGCGTGTCGGCCCCGACCGGGGGCGCCGGGGGCGGCACGGCGGAGGGCGTTGCGCTGAACCTCGGCGCCGGCGCCGGAGCAAGAGCGCCGTCGGTCACGAAGGTCTCCCGCGCGCTCAGGTGGGGCTCGGCGAGCAGCTCATCAGGCGCCAGCACGGCGGTCAGGCACGCGTCGGCCCCGGCGAAGGCCGCGACCCACTCGTCACGGGTCCGCTCGCGCACCCGGGCGGCGATCCGGGCGCGCGAGCGCGGCCAGGACGCCGTGTCGTCCTGAGCGACGCCGCCGAGCTCGCATGTCAGGCCGAGGCCCTCCAACAGTGCGGCGTAGAACGCGGGCTCGATGGCGCCGACGGCGACCCAGCGCCCGTCGCGGGTCTCGTAGACGCCGTAGAACGGCGCCCCGCCGTCGAGCAGGTTCTCCCCCCGGGGCGCCGACCAGGCCCGCTCGGCGCGCATCGAGTGCAGCATCGCGGTCATGAGCGCGGCGCCGTCGACCACCGCGGCGTCGACGACCTGCCCCCGCCCGGTGGCCCGCGCCGAGAGCAGCGCAGCCAACACGCCGCACACGGCCAGCATCCCTCCCCCGCCGAAGTCGCCCAGCATGTTGAGCGGCGGCGTGGGGGCGCCGTCGCGCCCGGCGACCGGCTCAAGCGCGCCGGCCAACGCGATGTAGTTGATGTCGTGCCCGGCGCGCGGCGCGAGCGGGCCGTCCTGCCCCCAGCCCGTCACGCGTCCGTACACCAGCCGCGGGTTGCGGGCCAGCACCACGTCCGGGCCGAGCCCGAGGCGCTCCATGACTCCGGGACGGAACCCCTCCAGGAGGACCTCGGCCGTGTCCGCGAGCGCCAGCACGGCCTCGCGCCCTCGCGGCGACTTGAGGTCGAGCTGGACCGAGCGCCGGCCGCGCAGCAGGAGGCTGTGCGCCCTCCTGCCCGACTCGTCGCGCTCGACGCGGATCACCTCGGCGCCCAGGTCCGCCAGCATCATCCCGGCGAACGGCCCCGGCCCGATGCCCCCGACCTCGACGACCCGCAGGCCCGTGAGCGGACCCGTCATCGACCGCTCCACACGGGCTCGCGCTTCTCGGCGAAGGCGCGGGCGCCCTCCATCGCGTCCGCGCTCGCGAAGACCGTGCGCATGGCCTCGTCGCTGACGGCCCACGGGTCGGCGCCGGACCACCGGGCGTCCCAGTCCGACCCGCCGACGGCGGCGCGGTGCAGCACGCGTTTGGTGTGCGCGACCGACAGGGGCGCGTTGGCGGCGATCCGCCGCGCGACGGCCTCGACCTCGCCGCGCAGCGCGTCGGCGCTCGTCACCCGGTTGACCAGGCCCCACTGGCACGCCGTCTCGGCGCTGATCGCCTCGCCCGTCAGCGCGAGCTCGAGCGCGCGTTTGAGGGGGACCTGGCGCGGCAGGCGCACCAGTCCCCCCGCGGCGGCCAGCAGCCCGCGGCGCACCTCGGGCAGCGCGAACACGGCGTCGGCCGCGGCGATCGCCAGGTCGCAGGCGAGCACGATCTCGGCGCCGCCACCCATGGCGGGTCCGTTGACCGCGGCGATGACGGGCTTGTCGATCCAGTGCCGCACCATGCCCGCGAATCCCCACTCGGGATGCCCGTGCGCCAGGATCGGGCGGCCCCGGGCCACCTCCTTGAGGTCGGCCCCGGCGCAGAACGCCCGCCCGCGTCCGGTCACGACCACGACGCGCACCGCGGGGTCGGCCGCGGCGGCCTCCAGGCCCTCGCCGACGGCGGTCGCGAGCGCCGCGTCGACAGCGTTGAGGGCGTGCGGCCGGTTGAGCGTCAGGAGCGCGACGCCGTCGCGGGCCTCGTAGAGCGCGGCGGGCTCGTCGGAAGTCATCAGCGCACCCCCAGCACGTCGCGCGCGATGATCGTCTTCATGATCTCGGTGGTCCCGCCGTAGATCGTCGAGACGCGGGTGTCGACGTACGCGCGCGCGATGGGGTACTCGAGCATGTAGCCGTAGCCGCCGTGCAGTTGCACGCACCGGTCGACGATGCGCTTGTGGGTCTCGGTCGCCCACCACTTGCCCTTGGCCGCGTCGACGGCGCTGAGCTCGCCCTTGCCCAGCCGGATCACGGCGTCGTCGACGTAGGCCTGGGCGACCTCCAGCTCGGTGACCATCTCGGCCACGACGAACTGCGTGTTCTGGAACTCGGCCAGGGCCTTGCCGAACGCGGTGCGCTCACGCACGTAGTCGATCGTCCACGCGAGCGCGGCGCGCGCTCCTGCGCACGCGCCGACCGCGATGCTGATGCGTTCGAGCGGCAGGTGCGCCATCAGCACGCGCAGCCCCTGCCCCTGTCGACCGAGCAGCGCCTCGGGCCCCAGGCGCACGTCCGCGAAGCGCAGTTCGGCGGTGTCCTGCGCCTTGAGGCCCATCTTCCTCAGGCGCCGCCCGCGGGTGAACCCGGGCGTGCCCGTCTCGACGAGGAAGAGGCTGAGCGCCTCGCTGCCGGCCGCCGGGTCCTGCGAGGTGCGCGCCACGACGATGACGACGTCGGCCAGGATCCCGTTGGTGATGAAGGTCTTGGAGCCGTCGAGCACCCAGCCGTCGCCGTCCGGGCGGGCCGTGGTGCGGATGCCCCGCAGGTCGGAGCCCGTGCCCGGCTCGGTCATCGCGATCGCCCCGATGGCCTCGCCCGCGGCGAGCCGTGGCACCCACCGCTTGGCCTGCTCGGGGGTGGCCAGGTCGACGAGGTAGGGCAGGATGATGTCGGCCTGACACCCGAAGCCCGCCGACAGCGAGTTCGCGCCGACGCGGGAGAACTCCTCGGCCGCCGCACTGCGGAAGCGGTAGTCCTCGACGCCGCCGCCTCCCCACTCCTCGGGCGTCCCCATCCCGAGCAGGCCGAGCGCGCCCGCGCGCGCCCAGATCTCGCGGGGGATCTCGCTCGCCTCCTCCCACTCCTCGATGTGGGCGACGACGTCGCGGTCGAGGAACTGGCGCACGCTGGCGCGGAACGCGGTGTGCTCGTCGTCGAACAGCGCCCGCGGCGCGTACAGGTCGTACATGTCAGATCCTCTCGATGATCGTCGCGTTGGCCATGCCCCCGCCCTCGCACATCGTCTGCAGGCCGTACCGTCCCCCGGTCTGCTCGAGGTGGTTGACGAGAGTGGTCAGCAGCCGCGTCCCGGAGCCGCCCAACGGGTGGCCGAGGGCGACGGCGCCGCCACGCGGGTTGAGCCGCGCCTCGTCGACGCCGAACTCGGCCGCCCACGCGAGAGGCACGGGCGCGAACGCCTCGTTGACCTCGAACGCGTCGATGTCGCCGACCGCCAGGCCCGAGCGGCGCAGGATCTTGTGCGTGGCCGGCATGGGGCCGGTGAGCATGACCTCGGGGTCCGAGCCCACGACCGCGAAGCTGTGCACGCGGGCGCGTGGG is a window from the Xylanimonas ulmi genome containing:
- a CDS encoding acyl-CoA dehydrogenase family protein is translated as MYDLYAPRALFDDEHTAFRASVRQFLDRDVVAHIEEWEEASEIPREIWARAGALGLLGMGTPEEWGGGGVEDYRFRSAAAEEFSRVGANSLSAGFGCQADIILPYLVDLATPEQAKRWVPRLAAGEAIGAIAMTEPGTGSDLRGIRTTARPDGDGWVLDGSKTFITNGILADVVIVVARTSQDPAAGSEALSLFLVETGTPGFTRGRRLRKMGLKAQDTAELRFADVRLGPEALLGRQGQGLRVLMAHLPLERISIAVGACAGARAALAWTIDYVRERTAFGKALAEFQNTQFVVAEMVTELEVAQAYVDDAVIRLGKGELSAVDAAKGKWWATETHKRIVDRCVQLHGGYGYMLEYPIARAYVDTRVSTIYGGTTEIMKTIIARDVLGVR
- a CDS encoding enoyl-CoA hydratase-related protein — encoded protein: MTSDEPAALYEARDGVALLTLNRPHALNAVDAALATAVGEGLEAAAADPAVRVVVVTGRGRAFCAGADLKEVARGRPILAHGHPEWGFAGMVRHWIDKPVIAAVNGPAMGGGAEIVLACDLAIAAADAVFALPEVRRGLLAAAGGLVRLPRQVPLKRALELALTGEAISAETACQWGLVNRVTSADALRGEVEAVARRIAANAPLSVAHTKRVLHRAAVGGSDWDARWSGADPWAVSDEAMRTVFASADAMEGARAFAEKREPVWSGR
- a CDS encoding alpha/beta hydrolase, producing the protein MAITREFVGLPAPNLPRAGAGGHPCQGLYHRPTASRPSVAFIATHYQIDFSEHYLAHYLADRGFGFLGWNTRFRGDEAHFLLDHALVDIGVGVRWLREQAGVDAVVLLGNSGGGSLMAAYHSQSVDPTVRALPGMRPAPGVEALPVADAYVSTAAHLGRPDVLTAWMDGAVADENDPVATDPTLDLFDPAHGPPYDAAFVTRYRAAQVARNHAITRWVKQELARLADAGYHDRPFSLARTWADPRMVDPTLEPTRREPNRCYAGVPQRANRSVYGIASACTLRTWLSLWSLDDSQTRAHAHLPKITVPTLVVNANADTGVFPSDAAAIYDLLGADDKALHELDADHYFRDAGARDELADLVAAWAAPRLA
- a CDS encoding enoyl-CoA hydratase-related protein; translation: MTDVPVRTATHGAVLRVVLDDEATLNALTAEGVEAVNAAVTQASQDAAVRVVLLTGAGRAFSSGANLTGGLPAAPLLEALTRLVRTVQSCPTPVVAAVNGVAAGAAVSLALAADLVVARRSASFALAFVKIGLMPDAGATALIPAAVGRARAMRLALLGERLTAQQAYEQGLIAWLAEDDEFDGVVESLVHDLAAGPAAAHRQIKAAVNAACLPELERALAREADGQRALAQTEDLREGVAAFAAKRPPRFVGR
- a CDS encoding phosphotransferase family protein, producing the protein MTTTALGREELARVAAVLRSVGEPVEGELRARLIAGGRSNLTYALCDDARRWVLRTPPRAGRTPSAHDVVRELRFTRALHGAGVPVARAVAACQDEAVLGVPFAVSGFVAGDALRTRADLDALDDAALRGVVDELVSVLAALHAVVPEQVGLGDLARPGGYVERQTRRWSRQWEIVGVPALRALATEVARGLRAWAPAEPRTRVVHGDYRIDNTLLDLPRRHLAAIVDWELAALGDPSADVAMMCAYRDPAFDLIVGEPGAWTSPRLPDAAALAAAYEQAAGVRLRDWEAHLALASFKVAVIAAGIAHRASRGAGSGRGFATAGEAVAPFLLKARQALSAHEGSHR
- a CDS encoding CaiB/BaiF CoA transferase family protein gives rise to the protein MTGPLTGLRVVEVGGIGPGPFAGMMLADLGAEVIRVERDESGRRAHSLLLRGRRSVQLDLKSPRGREAVLALADTAEVLLEGFRPGVMERLGLGPDVVLARNPRLVYGRVTGWGQDGPLAPRAGHDINYIALAGALEPVAGRDGAPTPPLNMLGDFGGGGMLAVCGVLAALLSARATGRGQVVDAAVVDGAALMTAMLHSMRAERAWSAPRGENLLDGGAPFYGVYETRDGRWVAVGAIEPAFYAALLEGLGLTCELGGVAQDDTASWPRSRARIAARVRERTRDEWVAAFAGADACLTAVLAPDELLAEPHLSARETFVTDGALAPAPAPRFSATPSAVPPPAPPVGADTRAVLAELGLAGAAEATQGAPA
- a CDS encoding TetR/AcrR family transcriptional regulator, which produces MTSAQTTRPTRRGRQTLEAIDAAARKVIAEKGFLKMTVADIVREAGKSPASFYNYYDSKEALLERWARDFQQEARERHRAAERAAGNDPRKHAEAAARAHWETYRARLAEMVGVFQLAMVNDAFARVWDEICLDAASDIAQAVARAQQRGYCPGVDPHLTARAIVAMLNMFCYESLANGRSATADDEACVATLASAWFHAIYWTE
- a CDS encoding acyl-CoA dehydrogenase family protein; this encodes MTGRAAHEGRGAQADIVERTRAFVAEHVLPVDDQYDGDIAAAGGDALRRRLQARAREAGLLTPHGPVEFGGLGLGMVDRAPVFEEAGYSLFGALALNCNAPDEGNVHLLGKVASPGQRERYLGPLARGETRSAFAMTEPDPGAGADPTTLATRATRVDGGWVIDGHKHFITGADGAGFLIVFARTSGEPGDGDGATMLLVPADRDGVEVVRHITTMDTSMVGGHCEVRLRQVFVPDDDVLGEVDRGFRYVQVRLGPARATHVMRWTGAARRAHEVAVRYAASRRAFGTRLASLGMAQQLIADNEIDLAATRALLREACAALDAGERASKETSIVKTFAAEALHRVVDRATQLCGGLGVSADLPVAKIAREVRPFRVYDGPSEVHRWSIARRAVRQIAGAR